The sequence ATCGATGCGGCTAACGTTCTAAAGCCCGCTTTGGCACGTGGCGAAATCCAGTGCATCGGAGCGACAACGTTGGACGAGTACCGCAAGTACATCGAAAAGGACAACGCCCTGGCTCGTCGATTCCAAGAAATCATCGTCGAACCGACTGGCAAAGAAGAGACCGTCGAAATCCTCAAAGGCCTTCGCGAGCGTTACGAAGAGCACCACCGTGTGCAAATCACCGATGACGCGGTCGCTTCGGCCGTCGAAATGAGCGAGCGTTACATCACCGCCCGCTGTCTTCCCGACAAGGCCATCGACGTGATCGACGAAGCCGGTGCACGGGTCCGACTCCGCACCATGACTCGTCCACCAGATCTGAAAGAGATCGACGAAGAAGTCGAAAAGCTGAACAAGGAAAAGGAAGACGCGGTCGCCAATCAAGACTTTGAAAAGGCTGCCAATCTCCGTGATCAGGCCGAAAAACTTCGCAAGAAGAAAGACCAGATCACCCAAGATTGGCGTGAGAAAAGTCAGCAAACCGACGGCGTCGTCGACGAAGAGGTTATCGCGGAAGTCGTCAGTAAGATGACCGGCATTCCGTTGACTCGCCTGTCGACCGAAGACAGCTTGCGACTGATGAAGATGGAAGAAGAACTGCACAAGCGAGTCGTCAGCCAAGACTTGGCTGTGTCGGCTGTTGCCAAAGCAGTTCGCCGTAGCCGCAGTGGATTGAAAGACCCACGTCGTCCTACCGGCTCATTCATCTTCGCCGGTCCGACAGGTGTCGGTAAAACGTTGCTTGCCAAAGCTCTCGCGGAGTACATGTTCGGCGATAGCGATGCCCTCGTTCATATCGACATGAGCGAGTACATGGAAAAACACAACGTCAGCCGTCTGATCGGTGCGCCTCCCGGATTCGTTGGATACGAAGAAGGCGGCCAATTGACCGAAAAGATCCGCCGTCGCCCCTATGCGGTTGTCTTGTTCGACGAAATCGAAAAGGCACACCCCGACGTGTTCAACATGCTGCTGCAGGTGATGGAAGAAGGTCGCTTGACCGATTCGTTCGGTCGCAATGTCGACTTCCGAAACACGATCTTGATCATGACCACCAACGCCGGTGCGGAAGCGATCAAGAACGAGGGTGGCTTCGGATTCCAGAAAGCGGACAGCGATGCCAGCTACGAATCGATGAAGAAACGCGTGATGGAACAGATCGAGCGTGTCTTCCGCCCTGAATTCCTGAACCGTTTGGACGACACCATCATCTTCCGTCACCTCACCCGTAACGACTTGAAGATGGTTATCGACTTCGAACTTTCGAAGGTCCGTGAACGACTGCTCGAACGCGGCTTGGCTTTGGAACTCGAAGACGCCGCCAAGGAATTCTTGATGCGTCAAGGGACCAACTTGGATTACGGTGCACGTCCGCTTCGCCGAGCAATCGAGCAACGCGTTGAGGATCCGCTTAGTGAAGAACTGCTACGCGGAACCTTCGAAGGCAAGGACACCATCGTCGTCAAGGGAATCCTGGAAAACTCCGATGGTGACGCGGTCAAGCAAGATGATGTCACGATCACCGATGAAGGAAAGATGATCGACCCCGATGGCAAGCGAGTCAAAGCGGTCCGACTGGAATTCCAAGGTGAGTCGCGCGGCATCGCGGACGCGAAAGAGGAACCCGTCAGCGCTGGTGTTAGCGAAGGCGATAAATCGGAAGGCGACTCGGACAACTAGTCTGAATCACTAGCGTCAATTGAATTACGGAAAGGGCTCGCTAATCAGCGAGCCCTTTTTTTATTGCGATCGCAGTTTGCTCGCTTCGCCGTGGTCAGCGAAATCACCTCGACAGGTTCAGCCCAAAAGATATGCGTAAAGCCCGACCAAGGTCTTGGCATCACGAATCTTCCCATCCTTGATCAGACTAGGGATCTCTTCTTTCGCGACGATCCGATTGACAATCGATTCGGTCGCTTCGCGCTGAGCCTCGCCCTCGACCAATTCGCTGGCACGATAGAGAAACATCAATTCGTCGCTGATGCCTGGTGCCGAGTAAAACTCCAACATCAGGTCCAGCTTACCCGCGGTATAGCCGGTTTCCTCGATCAACTCGCGTCCCGCCGTGATGATCGCTTCCTCACCGGGTTCGCGAGTTCCGGCGGGAAGCTCCAATAGCGTCTCACCGACAGTTGGACGTGTATTGTCGATCATCACCACGCTTCCGTCGCCCAAGACTGGCAACAAAACGACCGCCCCGGGGTGACGAACAACTTCACGCTGGTACAACTTTCCGTCATCGCCCTGTAGCATCAGACGTTCGACGTTGAACCTTGCCCCTTTCAACAACGTCGGATCATCAGACTCGTTCGGTAGATTCATAGACAGTCCCGCAGGTTAGAGTCGCCGTTTCGTGTGCTCAATTGCTTCCACAGTTCATCAAAAGCATGTTCGGATTTCTAAATTGCAACAAGCCCGCTGGATTCTCTTCTCGTGACTTGGTGAATGTTGTCCAGGGCCGATTGAAAGGTCGAAAACTAAAGATCGGACATTGTGGGACCCTGGACCCGCTCGCTGACGGCGTTCTTGTCGTTGCGGTCGGTCCCGCGTCGCGGTTGGTTCCGTTCGTACACGAAACCAGCAAAGCCTATCACGGCACATTTCGGCTCGCGGCGGAATCACCGACCGGTGATATCGAAGTGGAACCGACAATTTTCTCCGACCATCCGGTTCCGACGATCGAACAAATCCGTACCGCGTGCCGTGATCTGACAGGAACGATCAAGCAGACCCCTCCTGCATACTCGGCAATTAAGATCGACGGACGCCGCGCGTACGACTTGGCCCGTCAAGGCCGCGATGTCGAAATGCCAACCCGATCTGTCGTCATCCATTCGATCGACGTTATTCGCTACGACTATCCAGAACTGGAACTTTCGATCGCCTGCTCAACCGGAACCTACATCCGCACGCTTGGTATCGATTTGGCCAAGTCCCTTGGAACCATGGCGGTGATGTCTGCGCTACGCAGAACTCGAGTTGGCGAGTTTGAACTGAAAGACTCGATCGAGATCGCTCAACTGCGTGATCAACCGATTGACACCTTTCTGCAACCGGCAGTTCGTGGCGTTTCGCACCTTCCACAGATGATTGTTGATCCCGAGCAATGTCAACGGTTGATCAATGGACTGTCGTTAGAAGATCGACAAGCTCAGCTCCCGACAGATCCGGTTCCCGAGCATGCCGCCGCAGTTCGCGAGGATGGAATCCTTCAAGCGATCATCGCTCCGAAGCGGGGCGTCTGGATTCCGAAACGCGTATTTAAACCGTCGTTGGGTTGATACATATCGAGGGATTGCGGGTGGATGAATCGCCCAAAACTCGTCGCGAGGCTCTGCCTTGCGACGCACTGAATGGCAGCCTCCGGCTGCCGCAAACCGCAACCCAAACCACTCAACCGCGGCTAACGCCTTCGCGGTTCAATGGACCAAATAAACTGAGCCGTTATCGCGCTAGCGACGGTTTCTTGGGTGTGATGGCAATGACTCACTCAACCGCGGCTAATAGGGACCGACAAACTGAGCCGTTAACGCGCTAGCGACGGTTAAATGTGTCTCCAAAACTCGTCGCGAGGCTCCGCCTTGCGACGCACTGAATGGCAGCCTCCGGCTGCCGCAAACCGCAACCAAACCACTTAACCGCGGCTAGCGCCTTCGCGGCTCAATGGACCAACAAACTGAGCCGTTATCGCGCTAGCGACGGTTAAATGTGTCTCCAGAACTCGTCGCGAGGCTCCGCCTTGCGACGCACTGAATGGCAGCCTCCGGCTGCCGCAAACCGCAACCAAACCACTTAACCGCGGCTAGCGCCTTCGCGGCTCAATGGACCAAACAAACTGAGCCGTTATCGCGCTAGCGACGGTTTCTTAGATGTGATGACAATGACTCACTCAACCGCGGCTAATAGGGACCAACAAACTCACCTGCGTTCTCGCTCGCGACGTTTAAATGTTCTTCGGACTCACATGGCGGGCAGAGCCCGCGAGAAAGCGCATTCGAGGCGGGAGCCTCGCACGAGCGATGTGTTTATCAGCTTCGACGCGGCACAATCCCCATACACCAGCTACGCGACAACAGCCGCACTTGCGTCTTCGATGTAACTGCGTTGCCAACGATTGATTGTCTGTGAATCTTCCGTCCCACGATGAATCAACACTCGATATCGCAATCGGGTCGGCTGAGTATCAGACAACTCGACAGGATGCTGACCTGGCCAGACAGGATTCTGCATGCTGCGTTTAGATCTCAAAATCCACGGCTGCGGATAACCCACCGAAACGGGATGCGTTAGGACGGTGATACTACTTTGCTTTGCCGAATTGAAACTCCCTCGCATCGTCATCCATGGAGATGCCGCAACGGTTGCGTACGCAGGAACCTCTGGCCCGTTCTGACTGGCAAACCGGAGGTCATCTGGCATTTTGACGCGAAGAGAAAAGCCACCATAGCCTTTATCGTCATTCGAGCCACCGATTCGGGTACCTGCACTCGTCGCTTTCAGCTGCACATCAAAATCGATCTGTCGAAGATTCTCTTGGTCTGGAAAGAACGTCAACGCGGTTTCTTCCACCACGACTGGCTGCTCCCCTTTTTTAAAGTCGGGTGAGGTCCAATGCACCAATAGGTTTAGACCGGCCGCGTTGTTGCTGCGGTCTACCGATTCGCATTCTTTGACATCCCAGTTGAAACGCTCAATCATCCATCCGTCGCCAATTGGATGGCCATGAACAGTCAGCTGATGCCACGCCCAAAATAGCCCTCGGTGGTGCAAGTGATCTTTAGGAAAATCCTCGGTCAACTCATCGCCATCCAAGTCATAAACCGGATGCAAGTAATGCGCACAAGCATGCTTTCCGTCGCGTTGATTTAACGCTCGCTGGTAAAAACAAATCCTGGTGTCATTGGCCGAAACCCAAACACCGTCTTCGTTCGCTTGCAGACTGATCGCATCTTGTGACATCTGATCCTCTCTTCGTACGTAACCGCCCCTTTTCTCAATCGATGTTGTCTCGAACTTGCGGAAGGACCGTCTTCGACGAAAACGCGGGATTGAGAAGCAAACCATCGGCAATTCGCGATGGTCGCGTTCGCTAAATATAGTCACTCACCAGCCACCGATGCTTTGCGCTGCAGGGAAAGCACCGGCAGCGACATGACAAAGCATACTTTTCTTGACCCAAGATCAGAAAACGCCATCGAGATCGAACACGAAGGCGTTTTTGATAAAGCGAGATTCAAAAGACGGGCGATAGAGGGCTGCTAAACATCGCCCGTTTTCATGCCCAGCTGTTTCATCTTTCGATAAAGATTGGATCGGTGCAGATCCATTCGCTCGGCGGCCTCAGTCATATTCCCGTTGCATCGATCGATCGATGACAGGATGTGATTGATTTGGAACAATCGCGTCGCCTCGGCCAACGAATCTGCATCAACCGCAACATGAGAAACAGCGTTCCCGCCGGACGGTTGCCCTGACAAAGAACGAATTTCCAGATCAACAGCTTGGACGATATCGCCGGACGTCAAGTAACAAACACGTTCAATCGTGTTCCGTAATTCGCGAACATTGCCGGGCCACGGGTGCGACAACAAAGCAGCCTTTGCCGATTCAGACAAGGTCGGAACCTTGCGTCCGATTTCATAGCAGAAGTGCTGCATAAAGTGCTCCGCCAACAGCAAGATGTCATCGCCTCGTTTTGCCAAATCTGGCAAAACAAGCGACACAACATTCAAGCGGAAGAACAAATCTTCCCGGAAACGTTTCTCGGCGATCAGTTGTTCCAACGGTTGGTTCGTCGCTGCGATGACACGCACATCGACCGGGATTGGGACGCTTCCGCCAACACGGACGACCTCACGCTGCTCGAGAACGCGAAGCAGTTTGGCTTGCCCGCCAGGGCTCATATCCCCGACTTCATCGAGAAACAACGTTCCTCCGCTTGCCAATTCGAACTTGCCGACACGGGTCGAGTTCGCGTCGGTAAAGGCACCTTTCTCGTGGCCAAACAATTCGCTTTCGAGTAACGATTCGACCAATGCGGCGCAGTTCACCGCGACGAATGGCTCTCCGCGACGTTCACTTTCATAGTGGATGTGCCTCGCGACGACCTCCTTGCCGGTACCATTACTGCCAAGGATCATGACGGTCAGGTCTGTGCCTGCAACCCGAGTCCCTGACTGCCGAATCGCAACGATATCTGGATGTTCGCCGATAAGCGGACTGCTGCTGGCGGCATCACGAACCAGGCGGTCCCTGGACGCGGTCAATCGCTTCTGCACTCGCAACGCTTCGATCGCACCGGCCGCATGAAGGGCCAAGTCGTTGAGCAACGAGACATGGGAATCGGCAAACGCGTTGTCGCGATGATTGATCGCTTCGAACACGCCGATCGTTTCGCCACGCTGTCCGATCAATGGCACTGCGACCAATGATGTGGTCTGGAAATCCAGTGACTGATCGACTGAACGGTTCACCCGTGATTCATCGTCATCGCCACCATTCCAAATTTGGGGTTCACCGGTTGCCAGCACTTCACCAACGATGCCAGCGTCATCGGAAATGACCAATGGGTCGTCGATTCCGATAGATGGTTTTCCAACCAATTTTTTACGTCGCTTGTCCCATAGAAAAATGCTTACCCGTTGGCAATCGAGCAACTTGATTGCGGTGTCAGCGATTTCATTGAGCAACGAGTCTTCATCACTGGAGGGCTGCAATTGATTTCGCTGCCAGCGCGAGGCTGCACGCAAAACTTGGCTGAGCTGCTCAATCCGAAGACGCTGACGCTCGCCCTGTTCGGCGAGAACGGCGTGCGAGAGAAAAACTTTCGAGACGCGCAGTAAACGATTTTGGTCGACCTGCCCTCGATCAAAATCTGCTTTGGGCAGGTTGATTACCAAGCAAGACAGCGGTGATTTGGTGCTTTGCTGCGTGGTGCCATTGGAGATGGCGGGGATCACAAACCAGCCTTCATTGACCACAGGTGCACCGTTGTCGATAGCACTGGCGATCAAGTCGACTGGCAAAGATGGCGGGTTTGCGCGATCTGGGCGGTAGGCGTCATGATTCGATCGGGAATCATATTGGTTGGATGCTGTGGCACCTGACCAAGCGTCAACTTTCCATCCCCCCTGTCGCTGGGTGACGATAGCGGCGCCATCGAGACTGAGTGCACGGACAAATTCTGGTAGTGATCGCTTCAGAAACGCGGTTCGTCCACGAACCTGGGTCACTGATTCGGTCAGCTCACGAAAAAACGCGTAGGAGTCCACGGGGCTGGAAAATTCACGGGTGCGGGTTGTAGTCACTGGATTAGTCATTTCTGGCTCGTCGCCGGCTTCCTTGATTCGACAGATTTGACACACGAGAGGCGCGGTCGCGGAATTGAAAAGGCTCCTACTCTTTCCGGCAAAGACGCCAAATAGACGACATCACCATGTTCACGTTATCTTGTGCAGGCCCCGTTCGGTGGCGTTTAATCAGCACAGATGAATTACTTTTTCAGTAGGACAATAAATCGAGATGCAATTTCAGGGAAAAAAGGGGCTGATTTTAGGAGTCGCCAACGAGAATTCGATCGCTTGGGCCATTGCTCAGGAAATCATGAATGCGGGTGGAGTTTGCGGGTTTACGCACCTCCCAGACCGCCCCGATGATGAGCGTAAACGGAACCGCCGTCGGGTGTCTCAGCTAACCGACAAACATGAAAACGCGGCCTTTCTGCTACCAATGGACGCGCAAAAGGACGAAGACATCCGCAGCGTTTTTGATGCGACGGCAGAAAAGTTCGGAAAAATTGATTTCCTGCTGCACTCGATGGCGTTCGCCGACCGTGATGACCTGGCCAAAGACACGATCTACACCAGCCGAGCGGGCTTTGCCCTGGCAATGGACGTCAGTGTTTACACCCTGTTGGCGTGCTGTGCTGCGGCAAAACCGATCATGAATCCAGGCGGGGCGATCGCCACCATGACCTATTTCGGCGGCGAAAAATGCGTGCCCGGATATAACGTCATGGGGGTTTGCAAAGCCGCCCTAGAAGCCGCTATGCGATACGCGGCGTACGACCTGGGCCCCAGCGACATTCGTGTCAACGCGTTGTCCGCAGGTCCCGTCCGAACCCTGGCCGGTCGTGCCGCCGGTGTCGAAGAGATGCTGAAACTCTACGGCCGTATGGCACCGCTTGGACGCAATATCACCCACGAAGAAGTCGGCCGAACCGGAGCGTTCTTGCTTAGCGACCTAAGCAACGGGATCACCGGCGAAGTTCTTCACATCGATGGTGGTTACAACGCGATGGGCAGCCCCGGACGACTTCTCGAAGACGTCAAATAAGTCGGCTGAAAATCCCGAGACGTGCTGGTCTGGCTGCTACAGTCCTTCAAACACTGATGACTGCAGCAAAGCTGGACCGACAATCTTCGCGTGAAACGCCATATTCAAGCTGCCACGTCCATTGCGGACTGGCAGCTTATGGGCTGACAACGTACTGCGCGGAAGGGAATCGCATGGCATCCAAAACACTCGCCTTGCCAGCGTTAGCCAGCAAGGTATCTGATGTCAGCACAACGACACCTTCGCGCTAATTGCCGAGAACTCATTCGCGAATACCTTGTCGCTCAGCAACATTTCAGCTCCGCGTGAAATCAATCGTTTGCTGAGCCGGACAATCAATTCTCCTTCATCCCCCAAAGACCGAAAGAACGACCATGGTACGTACCGCAAGCACAATGTTGCCTTTGGGCACCAAGGCTCCCGAGTTCTCGCTACCAGAATGCGACGGGGGCACCGTTAGCTTGGCAGATTTCCAAGGCAAAAAGGCCTTGTTGGTGATGTTCGTTTGCAACCATTGCCCCTACGTAAAACATGTCGCTGACCAGCTGAAATCACTGTCTGACGACTACTTGGCCAAAGACGTCGCAGTCGTCGCGATCAGCAGCAACGATGCAGATGCCTATCCGGATGATTCGCCAGAAAAGATGAGCGAAGAAAAGAAGACTCGAGGCTACGTGTTTCCGTATTTGTATGACGGCGATCAGAAAGTCGCCCAAGCCTACGCCGCTGCCTGCACACCGGATTTCTTCTTGTTCGACTCCGAACAGAAACTGGCCTACCGCGGACAATTGGATTCATCTCGTCCAAAGACGGATATTCCTGTCACGGGCGAAGATTTGCGTGCGGCGATCGACGCGGTTTTGGCAGGTGAAAAACCGACCGACCAACAACGTCCATCGTTGGGATGCAACATCAAGTGGAAAGAGGGCAACGAACCCGCATACTTCAACTCTGCTGGCGTTAGCTGAGTGCTCTCCTACCTTCAATCGCTAACGCTTCGACTCGCCGCCGGTGCATCGCAGCTCGATCCGGCAATCAGGGATCACCACGCCCAATGGCTGATCAGCCAACAGCGTGATGACGGCGGGTTCGCCGGACGCGAAGGCGAAAGCGATCCGTACTACACCGCGTTTGCTTTGCGAGCGTTGTGGATCGTTGATGCGTTGTCCGAACCGATAGGCCACCGGGCAGCACTATTCCTGCGGTCACGGCTGAATCGGCGAGAAAGCGTTGTGGACCTGATCTCGCTAATCTTCGCTGCTGCCATTTGCGAGATGTCCGTTGGGGCGCAGGTCTTGCAAGATGACGATGCGACCTGGGCCGACAATGTTGCAGGACTACTGGAATCGCTGCGGACCGACGATGGAGGGTTTGCCAAATCGCCCGAAGGACGCGCCGGCAGCACCTACCAAACGTTCCTGTCCGTTCTTTGCCTGGAACTGATGGGACGGCAACCGATCGCTCCCGAATCCATACGCGCTTTCATCGATTCGCAAGCCCACCAGGATGGTGGATATCTGGAGATCCGCGCGGCGAAGCGGCCTGGTGTGAACCCAACCGCGGCAGCGATCGGCACGCTAAAGACACTGGACCAGTTGGGATCCGTTGACACCAAAGCCACAGCAGAATTTTTAGCGGACATGCAATCCGACGAAGGTGGCTTTACGGCGAACACGCGCATTCCGTTTGCGGACCTTCTTAGCAGTTGCACTGCAATGATCACGTTGGAAGACCTAGACGCCATCGACATGATCGATCGAAATGCGGTTCGGCGTTATGCACAGTCGATGCAAATGCCATCAGGAGGCTTCGTCGGTTTCCAACTCGATCAAACCGCGGACGTGGAATACACGTTCTATGGCCTCGCAGCTTTAGCAATGTGCGAATCCGTTTAGTCGCGACTCGAACTAGGCGAACGCAGTGCAAAACGCATACAATGAAACGCACACAATGCGATTGAGCCAATCAGTTTGTGACAGAGTTCACCCAATCGTTGTCGAACCGACATCACGCACCTTTCCAATACCGCGTCACCTGCGCTGTTTGACAGCCAACAGCGAAACGCATGTGCTTGATACAGGAAACTTTTGGCAGCAAGTTGAGAAAGTTCAACCGATCACAAATTGCTGCTTGGCATTTCACCGCTTTTCGACATACCGACAGTTTTAATTCATGGGCGAGTCAGCAACCGCGATCATGGAGAGTCACAGGACATTGACCGCCTCAACGAACCAGCCAAACGTTGACCGCCACACTTCTGATAGCGGTGCCGGACTGGCAACGAAAGTCATCCTGGTGGGCCTTGTCGTCTTTCTTCTATTCGGCGTAGGTGTCTTCGTCCAAGTCATGCTGCGACGCGGACCGGTCACCGACCAGTCGCCTTCGAGCGTTCCGATTCCTGAACGTTATGACTCGGACCGTGCGATGGGATATCTCACGAAGCTTTGCGAATTCGGGCCGCGTCCGTCTGGTAGCGAAGCGATGGAGCGACAGCAGCGGTACTTAGAAAGCTTTTTCTTGGAACGCGGCGCCAAAGTTACTCGTCAAGAGTTTGAAACGCGCAACCCCAACGACGGGAGTGCGTTAACGATGACCAACTTGATCGCATCATGGCATCCCGAACGTCCGATCCGTTTCCTGTTTTGTGCACACTATGACACCCGCCCATTCCCGGATCGCGATCGGCAAAACCGCAAAGGCACATTCATCGGTGCCAATGACGGTGCCAGCGGTACGGCTGGGCTAATGGAACTGTCCAATCAACTCGATGACCTTCCTGATGACATCGGTGTCGACTTGGTCATGTTTGACGGTGAAGAGTTCGTGTTCGCGGAAAACCGAGATCGTTATTTCCTCGGTTCGACTTATTACGCACAAACCTATCAAGACAGCCCACCGGAAGTTCCGTTCCGATCCGGCGTGTTGTTCGACATGATCGGCGACAAAGAACTGAAGCTTTACTACGAACTGAACAGCATTCGGTTTGCCAAACCGGTGGCGCAATCATTTTGGCAAGTCGCACGTCGTCTCCGCGTCGATGCCTTTGTTCCCAAAGCACGCCACGACCTTCGTGATGATCACCTACCGTTGAATCGTATCGGAAAAATTCCGACGATCGATGTGATTGACTTTGACTACCCACGACCGGGGATCGGCAGTCCTTCGTATTGGCACACGCAACAAGACGTCCCGGATAACTGCAGCGGCGAATCGATCGCTGCCGTTGTTTGGGTTGCACACGAGTGGATCATGCAACAAAGCCGTTCCGCAAAGCAACCAAACCGCTAGGAGAGAACCATGTTTGCAGGCGGGCTTCTGCTCGGCGGTACGCTGCTGTTCTTTGCCGGATGGCTGCAATGGACAGAGCATCAAGGGTGGCCATACGACAGCTTTGATGCCAACGCCGATGATGATGTTGCCTACCTCAGCCAGCGAAAACGCTCGCGCTCGAAAGTTAACTTTCTGATCGGAACCTGCGGCTTGTTGGTTTTGCTTGCCACCGTGTCAAACGATCGGTTGGTGTTTGTCGCCGCATGGACCGCGGTCACATTTATTTTGATGGTGATCATTGTCCTAGCGATGCTAGATGCCTTTCGAACGCATCGGCATCACCAAGATAAAATGCGCCGCATCCGAGAGCGGGCATTGAAGGATTCGTCAAGCTAGTCACCGCCTGTGAACTTTTTAAACGGCACACTGCTAATTGCCATCGCTGCGGTAGGAATCCCAATCGCACTGCATCTGATCGCGCGAAAGGAACCTCGCAAAGTCCTATTCCCTTCGGTTCGACTGCTGTCGCAGCGGTTTGAATCCAATCGCAGCAAGATGCGAGTCCGGCGTCTCTGGCTACTAGCCCTGCGCATCGCGGCGATCGCTGCTGTGGCATTGGCTCTTGCCCGCCCCGTTTCAAGCGTCGGCCTTAGCAGCACTTGGCTGACCATTGGAATCCTGGGATTCGTCGGGATCGTACTACTGCTGATGGCTTCCGTCGCAGCGACAAAGTCAGATCGTAAACCGCTGATCTGGTCTTTG comes from Stieleria sp. JC731 and encodes:
- a CDS encoding ATP-dependent Clp protease ATP-binding subunit, with the protein product MYERFTDRARKVMQLANQEAQRFNHEYIGTEHILLGLVKEGSGVAANVLKNLDVDLRKIRLEVEKLVQSGPEMVTVGKLPQTPRAKKVIEYSMEEARNLNHSYVGTEHILLGLLREQEGVAAQVLMNLGLKLEDVREEVLNLLGHGLEGAEVGERGGRASEEGSSSASSKSGKSKTPALDSFGRDLTELARKGELDPVIGRAREIERAIQILCRRTKNNPVLLGEAGVGKTAIVEGFAQKVIEGEVPEILADKRIVVLDLAMMVAGTKYRGQFEERIKAVMTEVRRVKNTILFIDELHTLVGAGGAEGAIDAANVLKPALARGEIQCIGATTLDEYRKYIEKDNALARRFQEIIVEPTGKEETVEILKGLRERYEEHHRVQITDDAVASAVEMSERYITARCLPDKAIDVIDEAGARVRLRTMTRPPDLKEIDEEVEKLNKEKEDAVANQDFEKAANLRDQAEKLRKKKDQITQDWREKSQQTDGVVDEEVIAEVVSKMTGIPLTRLSTEDSLRLMKMEEELHKRVVSQDLAVSAVAKAVRRSRSGLKDPRRPTGSFIFAGPTGVGKTLLAKALAEYMFGDSDALVHIDMSEYMEKHNVSRLIGAPPGFVGYEEGGQLTEKIRRRPYAVVLFDEIEKAHPDVFNMLLQVMEEGRLTDSFGRNVDFRNTILIMTTNAGAEAIKNEGGFGFQKADSDASYESMKKRVMEQIERVFRPEFLNRLDDTIIFRHLTRNDLKMVIDFELSKVRERLLERGLALELEDAAKEFLMRQGTNLDYGARPLRRAIEQRVEDPLSEELLRGTFEGKDTIVVKGILENSDGDAVKQDDVTITDEGKMIDPDGKRVKAVRLEFQGESRGIADAKEEPVSAGVSEGDKSEGDSDN
- a CDS encoding NUDIX hydrolase, producing the protein MNLPNESDDPTLLKGARFNVERLMLQGDDGKLYQREVVRHPGAVVLLPVLGDGSVVMIDNTRPTVGETLLELPAGTREPGEEAIITAGRELIEETGYTAGKLDLMLEFYSAPGISDELMFLYRASELVEGEAQREATESIVNRIVAKEEIPSLIKDGKIRDAKTLVGLYAYLLG
- the truB gene encoding tRNA pseudouridine(55) synthase TruB, translating into MFGFLNCNKPAGFSSRDLVNVVQGRLKGRKLKIGHCGTLDPLADGVLVVAVGPASRLVPFVHETSKAYHGTFRLAAESPTGDIEVEPTIFSDHPVPTIEQIRTACRDLTGTIKQTPPAYSAIKIDGRRAYDLARQGRDVEMPTRSVVIHSIDVIRYDYPELELSIACSTGTYIRTLGIDLAKSLGTMAVMSALRRTRVGEFELKDSIEIAQLRDQPIDTFLQPAVRGVSHLPQMIVDPEQCQRLINGLSLEDRQAQLPTDPVPEHAAAVREDGILQAIIAPKRGVWIPKRVFKPSLG
- a CDS encoding DUF6807 family protein, which gives rise to MSQDAISLQANEDGVWVSANDTRICFYQRALNQRDGKHACAHYLHPVYDLDGDELTEDFPKDHLHHRGLFWAWHQLTVHGHPIGDGWMIERFNWDVKECESVDRSNNAAGLNLLVHWTSPDFKKGEQPVVVEETALTFFPDQENLRQIDFDVQLKATSAGTRIGGSNDDKGYGGFSLRVKMPDDLRFASQNGPEVPAYATVAASPWMTMRGSFNSAKQSSITVLTHPVSVGYPQPWILRSKRSMQNPVWPGQHPVELSDTQPTRLRYRVLIHRGTEDSQTINRWQRSYIEDASAAVVA
- a CDS encoding sigma-54 interaction domain-containing protein is translated as MTNPVTTTRTREFSSPVDSYAFFRELTESVTQVRGRTAFLKRSLPEFVRALSLDGAAIVTQRQGGWKVDAWSGATASNQYDSRSNHDAYRPDRANPPSLPVDLIASAIDNGAPVVNEGWFVIPAISNGTTQQSTKSPLSCLVINLPKADFDRGQVDQNRLLRVSKVFLSHAVLAEQGERQRLRIEQLSQVLRAASRWQRNQLQPSSDEDSLLNEIADTAIKLLDCQRVSIFLWDKRRKKLVGKPSIGIDDPLVISDDAGIVGEVLATGEPQIWNGGDDDESRVNRSVDQSLDFQTTSLVAVPLIGQRGETIGVFEAINHRDNAFADSHVSLLNDLALHAAGAIEALRVQKRLTASRDRLVRDAASSSPLIGEHPDIVAIRQSGTRVAGTDLTVMILGSNGTGKEVVARHIHYESERRGEPFVAVNCAALVESLLESELFGHEKGAFTDANSTRVGKFELASGGTLFLDEVGDMSPGGQAKLLRVLEQREVVRVGGSVPIPVDVRVIAATNQPLEQLIAEKRFREDLFFRLNVVSLVLPDLAKRGDDILLLAEHFMQHFCYEIGRKVPTLSESAKAALLSHPWPGNVRELRNTIERVCYLTSGDIVQAVDLEIRSLSGQPSGGNAVSHVAVDADSLAEATRLFQINHILSSIDRCNGNMTEAAERMDLHRSNLYRKMKQLGMKTGDV
- a CDS encoding enoyl-ACP reductase, with the protein product MQFQGKKGLILGVANENSIAWAIAQEIMNAGGVCGFTHLPDRPDDERKRNRRRVSQLTDKHENAAFLLPMDAQKDEDIRSVFDATAEKFGKIDFLLHSMAFADRDDLAKDTIYTSRAGFALAMDVSVYTLLACCAAAKPIMNPGGAIATMTYFGGEKCVPGYNVMGVCKAALEAAMRYAAYDLGPSDIRVNALSAGPVRTLAGRAAGVEEMLKLYGRMAPLGRNITHEEVGRTGAFLLSDLSNGITGEVLHIDGGYNAMGSPGRLLEDVK
- a CDS encoding thioredoxin family protein, which translates into the protein MVRTASTMLPLGTKAPEFSLPECDGGTVSLADFQGKKALLVMFVCNHCPYVKHVADQLKSLSDDYLAKDVAVVAISSNDADAYPDDSPEKMSEEKKTRGYVFPYLYDGDQKVAQAYAAACTPDFFLFDSEQKLAYRGQLDSSRPKTDIPVTGEDLRAAIDAVLAGEKPTDQQRPSLGCNIKWKEGNEPAYFNSAGVS
- a CDS encoding prenyltransferase/squalene oxidase repeat-containing protein — encoded protein: MLSYLQSLTLRLAAGASQLDPAIRDHHAQWLISQQRDDGGFAGREGESDPYYTAFALRALWIVDALSEPIGHRAALFLRSRLNRRESVVDLISLIFAAAICEMSVGAQVLQDDDATWADNVAGLLESLRTDDGGFAKSPEGRAGSTYQTFLSVLCLELMGRQPIAPESIRAFIDSQAHQDGGYLEIRAAKRPGVNPTAAAIGTLKTLDQLGSVDTKATAEFLADMQSDEGGFTANTRIPFADLLSSCTAMITLEDLDAIDMIDRNAVRRYAQSMQMPSGGFVGFQLDQTADVEYTFYGLAALAMCESV